Sequence from the Muntiacus reevesi chromosome 9, mMunRee1.1, whole genome shotgun sequence genome:
TCTTGACTAATGGAACCAGTCTCTTCCTTTGATCATCAGTAGGGTTATCTTTTTGGGAAACCAAGTCTCAGTTGAGATGACAGTTTTAGATGAGGCTGACATGAAAGAGAGAAGGACTTTTTAATTATTAGCTCCCTGAGAAACATGCATTCTCTCTCTTTAGATTAATAATTTTCCAGCTGAAACCATAAACAGGAGCTTGATCAGGTCTTGTGGGTTGAAGGGGGGATTtatttgatctttatttttttgctcaGATAGTAAATAGGATCTGAATTTATGTGTCAGCCTGGCATACAATTACAGCCTGCTCACTCTGGGTAGATCAATTTTGGTCAAacgagaataaaaaaataaatgtaacgtGAGTGCATTTCTTTAATCTCCTAAGGCTTTGGGAAAGCTTGTGAAGATGGGTAGTGAGTACCCTTTCAGacagtagatgctcaatgaaTGCTCACAATAATAGAATATCATAGATGGATGAAAGGCAAGCATTGAGAATGTTGGAGGCTGACTTCAACAACTGCTTTCCATTTTCTGTTTGTGAATACCTACATTGGAAAAGGGCAAAAGGAATTATGGCAATTAACTAAGTATGTACTGTTCAATAGGTAACCACTAGCCATATGTGTtttttgagcacttgaaatgtggctagtctgaACTTTGAACAGAGATGTGcaataagtataaaatacacactggattttGAAGATTTAGTATAAagaaaggaatgcaaaaaaaCTCAATGATAcctatattgattacatgttgaataataatatttttgatatattggggttaaatgaaataaattactattttacctctttctacttttcaaatGTGACtgatagaaaaatttaaattacttaTGTGGTTTGCATTATACTTTAGTTAGATGATGCTGGTCTGGACTGTGGAGATAATGTAGGCAATGAAATATCTCTGCCTCTAAGGGCCAACTTGCAAGCTATATAACAATATGACTACTTTATTCCTTAGGTAGACTGGTgggagaggaggggggagggaggcctGTTGACTCTGGAATGCCTCTTCCTTCCGACCTGAGCCTTCATCATGCAGGcaggctcagtcgctcagccctatctgattcttttgcgaccccatggactgtagcctgccaggctcctctgtcatggaattctccaggtaagaatgctggagtgggttgccatttccttctccaggggctctccctCACCCAGGGTTgagtctgtgtctcttgcattggcaggtggattctttaccattgagtcatctgggaagcccaccctgAGCCTTTCCCCAAAACTGAATCTCAAGAAGGGGCTGGGCACCTCGGGGGCCTCCCTCACCTCACCTGGGAAGTAGGATGGGCCAGACCAGAGCCCCAGCATCACAGAGAAACTTGTCAGCTTTCTTAACCTCTCGATTTCCCAAGAGTCTGGGCTGTAGTAACTATCtaagaagaaaaaggaactgCCGTGGGACAAGCCCCACCAGCACAGCCTGCCCTTGTGCTGGACTCAGGCCCCAATGCCCCTAGTGGGGTCCCAGCTGAGATtacctgagccccagggaagaaGGGTGTATCCTTAATGGAAAGGGGTGGCGTCGGAGGAATCCCTCGCTCAGCCTCCACTTCTGATCCCCAATTTCcacctctgagcctccaggggccTGCGTTAGTGTGAACAGTGGGTCCACTCTCTCAGTCACGGGGCTTTGCTTCCCAGCACCGTCAAAAGGGGAAAGGCAAGGAAAACTAGCAGTCTTGGAAGTCCTGCCTCTTCTCAGAGCTGTCCAGTTTCCTCCCTCCACTCTCACTTCCCAGGTTCCCAAGTTCTGCggaggcagaggagggagggCTGGACTCCTGGGGAAAAGGCCCTCAAGCTCTCCTTGTTGGGGCTGGGCTCTTGGGCAGGCAGGTCCAGTGTGAGCAGTAGAGAGAGGGGAGcgtgggcagggcctggggagaCAGCCTTAGCTTGGAGGGAGAACAAGGAGTATGAAATAAAAGTATATGAAGTAAGGAGGCAGTAAGGACTAAGCAGGCTGTGTACCtcgccctctcccttccctccttggATCCTGTGAACATCCCAGGAGAGGTGTAAGGTTGAATTCTGAGAAAGGGTTTGCAGCACCTTGGCTCCAAGGTAACTGCTATCCAACAGAGTGTTTTACTGCCCTTACtcccaagggactttcagaaaTCTTGTCGTTTCTGAGGCTGAAGTTAGTCCCCACCCCCAAGTGAAGCTGAAATCCCACCCTCAAGGGTGGATGTGAGTCTGCTCCGTGTAGGGATGCAGTGTAGGTGTGCTGACCCAAAGTTCTTTACAGTGGCTTGTGCTGTTTGTATATGCACCATTCCCTCAATGGCCACTCTGCCTCTAGAGTCTCAGGAGACAAGATGCCTCAGCTCTCACTGGGAGCTGGTAGATGTGGGTCAAGTGTGGACTGTCACCCCCACCACCTCTTCACGAAAAGTCTTCTTTGTCTTCCCCTGGACCCAGAGCTAAAACCAAGCATTGACTCCCAGAAGTctgctgtgttccctctctgagACCACCTGCTTTGGGGTCTTCAGTTCTTACAATTATAAGCTTTAAAAAGATCACATTTCAAGCTTCGGGACATGAGTTCTGACTTCATTTAGAGGCTTACTTTCCAAGatcttattttaaagttattttcccgttctttctccttcctctcactctcctcatctatttaccaTTTACCAGTTCATCCGTATGGAATACGACGCTCCCACTTCTTGGAGCTCTGTAGTTTGGGGCCTAATTGATTCTGGTAATTAATTTGTTCTACCTGCTAGATCAGATGGAAATCCTACCCGAGCGCCCAAGGATTAGCACTTGGCTTTCTAACACCTCCTCTAATTATCTAATAGCATGGGTTGTGTGGACTCAGTCTCTATTAAAACACTTTTACTATTAGCAGTAGTGATTGGAATTGTGATGATGACTAGATTTCAACAAATTAGAGCTTAAAAATGGAGAGATGGAAGAGAAGTGGCTTCTTTTAATTTCCCTGAGTTTAACATCAATAATTAGAGCAATTTTCGGAGATGCGAGCTGAAATTACCCCTGCTGTGTTGTAGATGATCACCTTAATTTTAGCAAATTGACTCCAGGGAAATAAATGTAACAgtttagaaaaagacaaacaggaaaaaaaaaaaaaaaccaaaagattggagggaggaaaatgaaaagaaaggttGCAAAAGGGAATGGGAGACAAAAACACAGTACAATTATTTTGCAGGCTAGggttgattgacaagtgatggtATAGCAGAAATAGCAGGTCATGTGAGTGGAATGAGGAGGAAGTAGTGGAAattggagaggaggaggaggctgtcATTAAGAGATAGTTCTGGACATATTTATACAGATCAGATTACTTGACTAGTGTAGATATAACTTTCCTCACACCACCCTCTAAAGCTAAGGTAAATAATGTAAAACATTATTTATGATCATTTGTTTACCTCCACAATCCAGTCATCCCTTAGCCATCAACTTAAGTTGGGTCAGCAGATACAGGGTCTCTCCTCacttcttctctcctcctcctgctaTCATTGCTCTAAAGTTTTAAAGCCCAGACCCCAATGCTGAAGTACGTGCTTTATTCCTGTTGCTTCAGGGCCCCTTAAATGCCCTCTGCTCTCTAAAGAGGAGTTTGTCCGACGGTAGAGACCTTTTCTTTTTCGCTTTCTTTAAAAGACGACGGGGAGCTAGGCAGCTCCTGCAGTGGCCAGGCAGAAATTGAGGTCCAGAAACCTGGTAAGAGCAAAAATCCAGTTCTCTCCGCTCCACTCTTCCCGGGCCTGGCCGGTCTCATTCAGCACCGCGGAcagcgccccgccccgccccgccccgccccgcgcccaccgcaccctcccctctgcctctggcAGCCTTGCCATTGGCTCTCCCAGCTCCCCTCTCCAAGCTGCCAATTCTCCTACACGAAGACCCAATCTACCCAGGAGCTTATCTTCTCGCCTCTCCAGCTCCGGGGTAGCCCAAGGCCGATAAGAGAGCATCAGGGATCCGAGCTCGAGGGTGGTTGGCTCTCGACCAGGCGTGGTGAGACGCCGCTTGCTTCCTACACTTCGTCCCCGGCCCTGACCCTGTGGCAGGCGCTCGGTTCAAGATGAATCTCAACTTCACCTCCCCTCTACACCCGGCGTCATCTCAGAGGCCCACGTCCTTCTTCATCGAGGATATCCTGCTACACAAGCCCAAGCCGCTGAGGGAGGTGGCCCCTGACCATTTCACCAGCACTCTGGCCTCCCGGGTGCCTCTGCTAGACTATGGCTACCCACTCATGCCCACACCCACCCTCCTGGCTCCTCACCCCCATCACCCACTACATAAGGGAGACCACCACCACCCTTATTTCCTCACCACCTCGGGTAAGTAACAGGGGTCTCAAGGAATGGGGAGCAAGAACAGGTCTTCCAGCAGACTCTGAGCCTGTATTGGAGCGGAGGAAAGGCCAGAGCTGCCTGGGACTGGCTTGGCGGCCTCCTTCTCTAAGTGACAGGGGAAGAATGTTGGGGATATAGCTGAGAACACAGGGAGCTCCCTTGAGGCATGCCAACCCAGGGTGGTAACTGTACTTTTTATAATGAAGGAAGCATGCCTAGCCAAGAAATGGCTGTAGGTTTGGGCAATGTTCTTGATGCGCAgtgttcactttcctttttcttggtcTTGGTCACTTTGGTTCATCTGTGTGTCCCCATCGCGATCTCTTTCACACTGAGGGGGACCCCTGACTATCCCACCCTATGGAAAGGAACTCAACTTTTCAGCCCAGAAGCTCAAAAGGCCCCAGTGGGGCCAGCTCTCTTCTTCCAGGTGCTGAGCATTCGCAGATACTTCAGGGGTTTAGAAGTAAAGGAGGGTTTGGGATATTGTAAGGACTGAAGGTTTGGACTGGCCTAAATAAGAGAGAAAAGGTAAGAAAAAAGAGAGGGGAGGCTGTTCATTAACCCTCTTCACTTCCAACATTCATCACTTAATTCACAGTCTTGGGCTGGGCTGCCCTCCCTTGCCCCAGTTGCTGGCGTCTTTGGAGCCGCAGCCAAAGTAATCTGATTTCCGAGGCATGGCAAAGAGCAGAGACCAGCAAAGTCTGGCTGGGACAGGGATATGTGGGGTCTGCCTCTCTCTGAAAGGCCACATTCACACTTTCTTTTCCGGCCTCTTCGTTACAGCCCGAATAGAGTGATTCGTTGAGTCCAGATGCAGAGCGCAGCGGGAAAAACAATCCCGGTCGGGGTGGGGTCTGGAAAGACAGGGGACAGTCTGTGAGATGTGGGCGCTGGAATCCACGACAAAAGCTAAAGCGTTTGTGAAGCGGTAAAACCCAGACTTCGGGGCACTGTGTTGGAGGGGCAATTATAAAACTTGCGACTGAATTCGCCTTTTGGTTTTGGCTTCACCACGGGCCAGAGACAGCTCTTTAGCGCTGCACCCATGCTCCCCGCAAATAGCGGACAAAGCCCGAGATACAGGAatacttgttttctgtttctgctttttctctctggAATCAGCCAATATTGATGTCTGTGGCGGTTGGTCCGCTTGGCGCCTCTCAGACACGGAAAAGCCTGCGAGGGTCAGGAAAGACTCGAGAAGTCTCCCGAGGCAAGGCGCTTCAATCCTTCTGCGTGGGGCTGGAGGGAAAGAACGAGAAAAAGAATGAGAACCAGATCAGAAAGCGGGGTCCCCAGCGCTTCCCCGAAACTGACAGGAAATGAGCGAGACGGAAACTACCCCTCCGTTTTCGCTCAGTAGCTTCACTTGCATCTGACTGTTGGTCTATTCCCTTTGGTTGCAGGCGGGAGAACCGGGGCAGCTCAGGGAAGAGAAAGGTGCTTTTTAAGTAAGGTTGTGAGGCAGGATCACATTCACTGCTTCCATCAGCCCCAGAACATCACTGATTGTCACTGAGTGTCCAGAGAAGACTGCAAGGATCgggtgggggcgggtggggaGGAATAGCTAGCTGCTGAACCACTCGACGTTTGCACGAATATTTTGGTAGGCGCAGCCAGAAGTTTTTCTCCAAGAGGACATTTTCAAAGGCCTCCGGATCtatttgataattttcttttccattttacttaCTGTTTACTGTTTGTATTTACAAATGGCCTTTCTGATAAAGATCTCCAAGCGCTATTCTTGCAATTTGTTCCCCCCTGCCCTGCGATTCCTAAGAGAAGCTTTGAGGGCCAGGGGTGGGACCGGTGGGGGCGCGAGGCGGAGGGGCTGCCGGGGAACTAGGGTGGGAGTGGGGCGAGGGGCGCTCTCTGCCCACTTGACCACTCTTCTCTTCCCAGGGGTGCCGGTCCCCGCTCTGTTCCCGCACCCCCAGCACCCGGAGCTGCCGGGGAAGCACTGCCGCCGCCGCAAAGCTCGCACGGTTTTCTCCGACTCGCAACTCTCGGGCCTGGAAAAGAGATTCGAGATCCAGCGCTACCTGTCCACGCCGGAGCGGGTGGAGCTGGCCACGGCCCTCAGCCTGTCGGAGACGCAGGTGGGCCGGAGGAGGGGGAGGCCCGTTCTCAGCGACTCCTAACGCCTCTGGGCGGGCAGTAGAGCTCTTGAGCGGAGCGACCCCGCTCCCCTTTATTCTAGACTTCTCCAAAGACCCGTAGGAAGACTACCGACACTTCCAATCTCTTGTCTGAGTCACTGAAGCAAAATCTCTCGAGCGGTTCCGGACACGGAGGAAAACCCCCTCGAATGATTCTGATGATCACGTCCTGTTTGAGAACTACCATTTCTGCGCCTTCCCCCACTCCTTTCCCATCTGGGCAGTAGCCCGGGTCAGAGGCAAATCAGTAAGAAATAAGAGGGTTCTTGACCCGAGAGAATTCCACATAAGGTTCCCCCCTCTTAATGTTTCTCACAGCCGCAAGTCTTCATACCCGCCCTCTCcctaacacacactcacacacacgcacaaatatGAGCCTTCTTCCTATTTCCCTGTCCTGAGTGGGAgaattgttttcactttcttccaaatGCTTTTCACCTGCAACCTCAAAACGCCTGGCTCCACTCCCTCTCCTCTATTCTCTGAAACCCAACTTGCTGTGAAAGCgcaggcctgccaggctccagtgATTTTCTCTCTGATGAGAAGCAGCAAGTCCgcttctctcctcttcctgtccAGGAGTCTTGCTGGACCAGGTATTTAGATGTCACAGTCAGAGAAACGGGAGTTGAACGGAAAGGAAGCTCACCCATGCGCACTTAATGTTAGAGGTTCTAATTAATAGCAGTATTAGTATGTACTAAACACACCGTATTGAGCCTCGCTGTTATTTTGGGGCAATTAATTCTGAGAGCCCTAGGATATGTGGTCCCCATTCAAGCTAAGACGACAACTTGTGAGCCGTTCAGGTGTGACCTAACCCAAGCGTGAGACAGTCAACAGCTTCTGGATAATTCCTCAGTGGGTTGAGGTCTATTTTCTTAAACCCCAGCAATCGCTTTTATCTTCGCTGAGTCTGAAGGAATGacgtgcttttctttctttctccctggaATCAGGTGAAAACGTGGTTCCAGAACCGGAGGATGAAGCATAAAAAGCAGCTGAGGAAAAGTCAAGACGAACCCAAAGCGACTGATGGGCCCGAGAGCCCCGAGGGCAGCCCCCGCGGCCCCGAGGCCGCACCCGCCGAGGCTCGGCTGGGCCTGCCCGCCGGCTCCTTCGTGCTGACGGAGCCGGAGGACGAGGTGGACATTGGGGACGAGGGGGAACTGGGCTCAGGGCCGCACGTGCTCTGAGCCGCCGGGTTGGGGAGGCGGGGAGGACGCCGCGGGGCGGGCCTGGGAGATCGGCTTCGGGAAGACAAACGCTACACACCTGTTAATCCTCCAACCCGTGCGGGCCCATGCGCCCGGCCTCCCGCCCCCttcccccgcccgcccgccgagCCCGCGCCGCCGGGGCGAGAGTGCGTCTGCTTCGCCCGTCCGCGCGTCCCGCGCCTTCGGCAGCGCCCACGGGAGCTTGGGCTCTCGGCGCCCTAATTCGGTGCGGGGACCTCTTCCCTGCCGCGACTGCAGACCCCTCGGCCCTCGCCCTCAGCCACCTGTCCCCGCTCGTTGTCCAGGCGCTGCGGCCTCTCCACCGGACCCCTTGCCCTTCCTTGGGCAGACCGATGGGCTGCAGGTAAGGACCGGGTGTTCCGCTCACATCCACCCCGGGACAGACTCGCGCGCTGCTCGCCGCCACGCTCCCACTCTCCCCCGACTCCCTCCTCTTCTCAGGGCGGCGCTTCCATCCTCTCTATCCAAGGTTCTCCTCAAGAGCTGTTGGTTCTGCACCCAGAACCCTTTTTGAGCTTGTGGTCCCCCATACCCCCGCGGTCATCACTCTGGTGACCCCCGGCCCCCGTACTGGGAGGCGAGAAACTTGGGCGGAGAAAACCATCGAGCAATTCCCGCTCCCGACCTTGTTGCGTGCCTGCCCCGCAACTCTTCCACATCCCACCggctattgatattttaaaactgagcGTCTCTCGGGTTCTGTGGGGAAATGCTCGTTCTCATTGCATTTTAGGGAATCTTAGCAAGATGAAGCCTAAAGGAGAATGCGCATCCCCTACCAGGCGTGCCTCTTGTTTGGGGACTTTTAAGGTGGGGGCAGGAATCGGGTTGGCCCTGCCCGTCGCCCCCCTTTCCTTTCCCCTGGGAGGTCTCCTATTCTTTTCCCGGGTTTGCACTCTCTGTAGATAATAAAGGGCTCGCCGGGCAAGACTGGGAACGAACACGAGTTTCCGGGAGTCGTTTGTTACCGCGACCTCCTGCGCGCACGCCTCCTCCGCTCAGCCTCGGGCAATTTCCTGTCCTCGGCAGGAACGAGCAGGGCTAATAACTTTTACTTAACAGATTCCCATCTCCCCGACGCCGATTTTTCTGTTTCGAATCGTGTAATAGTCTCGGGTTCCACCTACGTGTAGAAGGTCTCTGCAGATGGTATTTTTGACTCTCAAATGCTGAAAGGACAGCGGTCTCTTGATTATAGGAGTTTGAAGTTGTGCTAAACGAATTGTGTGACGACACTACGTACTCAGTACACTTATCAGACAGAGCACCCGCGCCAGAGGCGACCTCAGTTTCCGACCTTCCTTTCGTCCTGGTTGTGTATTTAGGTAAAAGAGCCCAGGAAACCTGGAAAAGAGGCTATGTCGAGTCCTGACTCTTGGCTCCTAATGACCAACGTTAATTACGTGAATTACAGCTGCATGACCTTGGGTTCCATTTAATTACAATTTTTGGCTCCTTATTTCTCTAATAAGAGCATGAACCCTAAAGATCCTTCTGGGTCTAAGTTCTATGATTCTATGAATGTagcagcagactttatttttttccccctcaagtaAGCTTGTTTGGGGAAATATTAACTTAAGAAGAGATAAGTGTCAGAGTGAGACCTTTGTCCAGTCTATATTATTTAGGAGCAAATctattgctttaaaaatacaagCATTGTATATActatctgtattttccaaaagctCTTTATCAGTTAACAATCAGTGAGTCTTGGCAAGAAGAGATTGTTTTTCCCTTCataaataaggaaattgaggcttggCAAGATTGAAGGATTTACCCATGAAATCAGGACTAGCTAGGAGCCAAAGCAGGACAGAAAATCTCTTCTGACTCCTTGATCACTTCTTTGCCCCAAACACCTTTTCTTCTGATAACAATGCATTGGTTGGCATGTTGCTTCTAACACTTCGTAAGGGCACCCCtctcatttatttagatcttgtAGATGTGCTACAAATGGAAGTCTAGGTTCAgattcctcctctctctctccctgttcaGATAACAACAGCACCATTTTAAGCAAGTTCTTGACAAATGCTTTACGGAAGACTCGGTTATAGAAAGAAAGCGATTTTTGAATAAGAATGTTCTTGTTAACCGGGAGGAGAAAGTGGATACTATTACACAAGGGGAAATAAATCTCAAATTCTTCTAATCCCAGGAAGAGCAACTACTAAGAGGGATTTTGGAGGAGAATCTTTGAAGTGAGTAGAAATACTGTGtttcgggggaaaaaaaaaaaaaaaaattagatggtTAACACAAACTCCAAAACATCAagcgtttctttctttcttctcttgtctTCACAAGAAGATGACAGGGCTTATTTTGGGTCTGAGAGTAACAGATTAGCtacattttaaagacttttttttatcttgaaaagACAGGTAAATAGGAAACACTGTTAGCATAGGCACAACATTGCTTGACTGGAGGCAAAATGAATCCTGGAGCTAGGGAGTAGCTGTGTCTTTCATTCATGAGCATCAAACACAAGAAGATGCTCACCCTGACTCATCCTGGTCTCCCTCTGTGGCTGTCCCTCCATG
This genomic interval carries:
- the BSX gene encoding brain-specific homeobox protein homolog — translated: MNLNFTSPLHPASSQRPTSFFIEDILLHKPKPLREVAPDHFTSTLASRVPLLDYGYPLMPTPTLLAPHPHHPLHKGDHHHPYFLTTSGVPVPALFPHPQHPELPGKHCRRRKARTVFSDSQLSGLEKRFEIQRYLSTPERVELATALSLSETQVKTWFQNRRMKHKKQLRKSQDEPKATDGPESPEGSPRGPEAAPAEARLGLPAGSFVLTEPEDEVDIGDEGELGSGPHVL